From the genome of Medicago truncatula cultivar Jemalong A17 chromosome 2, MtrunA17r5.0-ANR, whole genome shotgun sequence:
ACCGAGATTCTACATTGCTGCTGCTACTGATAATATGAGTCTTCAAAAAGCTATTTTGTTGGAGAATTCTCTGGCATCTGAGAGTGGAACGGCCGTTGCTGATACTGCACAATTCATGAAGATTTATCGAAGTAGAGAAGTGGGTCAATCATATATAACCTCAATTTGGACTACTTTAATTGCAATAGTGCATGCTCTATGGCTGATGATTAAAATTAGACCTGAAGTGATACTTTGCAATGGACCTGGAACTTGCATTCCCCTTTGTGTTATTGCATTTATATTTAAGGTGCTAGGAATCAGATGGTCGTCAATTTTCTACGTTGAGAGTATTGCAAGAGTTAGAAGGCTCTCCTTGAGTGGCTTGCTCCTATACAAGTTGTGGTTGGCTGATCAAATTTTTGTTCAATGGCCACAGTTGCAACAACAATATCCCCGAGCTACCTATGTCGGTAGACTCATGTAATCAATTGATAAATTTGTATTCTGCAATCAACGAGCTTCAAATTTTGCTTATGATGTTGCTATAAAGCTAGCTATTCATGTAAGTGAACTTGTTTTAGTCGTTTTACGTTTGCAATTTTATTCTTCTGCCTTTTGTTACTTGTAAACACAACAACTTTTAACATATACAAGATTTGTTTAACTATAAAAAAAGAGAggtgttttgttttgaatgaataCATGCTTATATTTTAACATTTCCATGGATACCATGTTTCCTAACAACAATATAAGGAAATGCTACAAAGTAAGAGAGAACAAAAAAGTATATTTCATGGGGTGTGGAACCTGTCAGAGATATTGTCTTGACCATGCATGGTTACTTACAGAGGTGAGTGTTTAAGTCTGTGAGTAGCTATGGGTTGTTTCATGATGCGTGTTTCAATAATCTTCTTCTAAGCTTCGTTTCCAGCTACTCAATAGTCAATAGTAAGCTGTCTCTTTCCTTTAGATAATCATGCTAGTCAAAAAAACTTATGTTTAGAGATAAATGCTTAATCAGTACTTTTTACTTAGCCATAAAACGTGTGTATAAAAAACTTTCTAAACCATATATGGGCATGACACGCCTTCTGGTGAAGATCTAATGGCTGATAGCGTTGTTCTTTACTTGACCATCCAAGTGATTTCTATGCACAAATTCTTCTGTATGATGTTCAGAAGTTGAATGGTTTCTGATGGAActcaatataaaacaaaaaactgtATTATTTAATGGTAAGCGATGAGCTTAAGAGCTCTACAAtggtgaaaacaaaaaatgaaagagataaaCCAGAGTTCTATGAACTCCTAACCAGAGCTA
Proteins encoded in this window:
- the LOC11432518 gene encoding UDP-N-acetylglucosamine transferase subunit ALG14 homolog, coding for MEKGNGCCFSSLSSIATLSSVAFVVILILVRVVHVIYSSGRPLSKRASKPVSTLIILGSGGHTAEMLNLLAVLQKDRFKPRFYIAAATDNMSLQKAILLENSLASESGTAVADTAQFMKIYRSREVGQSYITSIWTTLIAIVHALWLMIKIRPEVILCNGPGTCIPLCVIAFIFKVLGIRWSSIFYVESIARVRRLSLSGLLLYKLWLADQIFVQWPQLQQQYPRATYVGRLM